One Pectobacterium polaris DNA window includes the following coding sequences:
- the epmB gene encoding EF-P beta-lysylation protein EpmB, whose product MAHIVTLNIPSREDWLQQLADVITDPDELLQLLALNDHAKLRQGSDARRLFALRVPRAFAARMQKGNPDDPLLLQVLTAREEFIATPGFTHDPLDEQHSVVPGLLHKYHNRALLLVKGGCAVNCRYCFRRHFPYQDNQGNKANWRQALDYIRQHPELDEIIFSGGDPLMAKDHELDWLITELEHIPHLKRLRIHSRLPVVIPARITDALCDRLSRSSLQVLLVTHINHPQEIDPDLTQSMARLRRAGVTLLNQSVLLRGVNDSAETLARLSNALFDAGILPYYLHVLDKVQGAAHFLVDDNEARVLVKALLKKVSGYLVPRLAREIGGEASKTPLDLGMKQHQDDADLLR is encoded by the coding sequence ATGGCACACATTGTAACCCTAAATATACCTTCCAGAGAAGATTGGTTGCAGCAACTTGCAGACGTAATTACCGATCCTGATGAATTACTGCAACTTTTGGCACTGAACGATCACGCTAAACTTCGGCAAGGCAGTGATGCGCGCAGGCTTTTTGCGCTGCGTGTACCGCGAGCATTCGCTGCACGGATGCAAAAAGGCAATCCTGACGATCCGTTGCTGCTACAGGTATTGACCGCGCGTGAGGAGTTTATCGCCACCCCAGGCTTCACTCATGACCCGCTTGATGAGCAACACAGCGTCGTGCCGGGGCTACTACACAAATATCACAACCGTGCTCTGCTGCTGGTTAAAGGCGGCTGTGCGGTAAACTGCCGCTACTGCTTCCGCCGCCATTTCCCCTATCAGGATAATCAGGGCAACAAGGCAAACTGGCGTCAGGCGCTGGATTATATCCGCCAGCACCCAGAACTGGATGAAATTATTTTTTCCGGTGGCGACCCGCTGATGGCTAAAGACCACGAGCTGGACTGGCTGATCACCGAACTGGAACACATCCCACATCTGAAACGTCTACGCATTCACAGCCGCTTGCCGGTGGTTATCCCTGCACGTATTACCGACGCGCTGTGCGATCGCCTGTCGCGCAGTTCGCTTCAGGTGTTGCTGGTAACGCATATTAACCATCCGCAGGAAATTGATCCTGATTTAACACAAAGTATGGCACGCTTGCGCCGTGCGGGCGTGACGCTGCTCAACCAAAGCGTGCTGCTGCGCGGGGTGAATGACAGCGCAGAGACGCTCGCCCGGCTCAGTAATGCGCTATTTGACGCAGGAATTCTGCCTTATTACCTGCACGTACTGGATAAGGTTCAGGGTGCCGCGCATTTTCTGGTAGATGACAACGAGGCACGCGTCTTAGTTAAAGCGCTGCTGAAGAAGGTATCCGGCTATCTGGTGCCGCGTCTGGCACGGGAAATCGGTGGGGAAGCCAGCAAAACGCCGCTGGATTTAGGGATGAAGCAGCATCAGGACGATGCCGATCTATTACGTTGA
- a CDS encoding DUF4156 domain-containing protein — translation MQVRILLGLSAAVLLAGCSSTSQLSAAGQAVAFTDTKPGSECQLLGQASGSQSNWLAGNHSDGSSMRSAANDLRNKAAAMGGNTIYGTTSSSETFWSSFAPLDSKMNGSVYKCP, via the coding sequence ATGCAGGTTCGTATTTTGTTGGGGCTATCAGCCGCCGTTTTGTTGGCGGGGTGCAGCAGCACCAGTCAACTCAGTGCTGCTGGGCAAGCCGTGGCGTTCACGGATACCAAACCAGGAAGCGAGTGTCAGCTATTAGGGCAAGCCAGCGGTAGCCAGTCTAACTGGCTGGCGGGAAACCATAGCGACGGCAGTTCTATGCGCAGTGCGGCAAACGATCTGCGCAATAAAGCGGCGGCGATGGGAGGCAATACCATCTATGGCACAACCAGTTCGAGCGAAACCTTCTGGTCAAGCTTTGCACCGCTAGATAGCAAGATGAACGGCAGCGTCTACAAATGTCCTTAA
- the pgi gene encoding glucose-6-phosphate isomerase, which produces MKNINPSQTAAWQALQHHFDAMKDVQISELFAQDSDRFAHFSATFDDQMLVDYSKNRITVETMEKLHALARETDLSAAIQSMFAGEKINRTEDRAVLHVALRNRSNTPILVDGKDVMPEVNAVLAKMKDFSERVIGGEWKGYTGKTITDVVNIGIGGSDLGPFMVTEALKPYKNHLNMHFVSNVDGTHIAETLKPLNPETTLFLVASKTFTTQETMTNAHSARDWFLKTAQDDKHVAKHFAALSTNAKAVGEFGIDTDNMFEFWDWVGGRYSLWSAIGLSIILSLGFDNFEKLLSGAHAMDKHFASTPAEKNLPVLLALIGIWYNNFFGAETEAILPYDQYMHRFAAYFQQGNMESNGKSADRNGNPVDYQTGPIIWGEPGTNGQHAFYQLIHQGTKLVPCDFIAPAVSHNPLSDHHSKLLSNFFAQTEALAFGKSREVVEAEFAAAGKSPKEVEHVAPFKVFEGNRPTNSILLREITPYSLGALIALYEHKIFTQGAILNIFTFDQWGVELGKQLANRILPELENDSTIDSHDSSTNGLINRFKAWRN; this is translated from the coding sequence ATGAAAAATATTAATCCAAGCCAAACTGCCGCCTGGCAGGCATTACAACACCATTTTGACGCGATGAAAGACGTGCAAATCAGCGAGCTGTTTGCACAAGATAGCGATCGTTTCGCGCATTTTTCCGCGACGTTCGACGATCAGATGCTGGTGGATTACTCCAAAAACCGCATCACGGTAGAAACGATGGAAAAACTGCACGCGCTGGCACGAGAAACCGACCTGTCTGCGGCGATTCAGTCCATGTTTGCTGGCGAGAAAATCAACCGCACGGAAGATCGCGCCGTTCTGCACGTTGCCCTGCGTAACCGCAGCAACACACCGATTTTGGTGGATGGCAAAGATGTGATGCCGGAAGTCAACGCGGTGCTGGCGAAGATGAAGGATTTCAGCGAACGCGTGATTGGCGGTGAGTGGAAAGGCTATACCGGCAAAACAATTACCGACGTGGTTAACATCGGTATCGGCGGCTCCGATCTCGGCCCGTTCATGGTAACGGAAGCGCTGAAGCCGTATAAAAATCACCTCAACATGCACTTTGTCTCTAACGTTGACGGCACGCACATCGCTGAAACGTTGAAGCCGCTGAACCCAGAAACCACGCTGTTCCTCGTTGCGTCGAAAACCTTCACCACGCAGGAAACCATGACCAACGCGCACAGCGCTCGCGACTGGTTCCTGAAAACGGCGCAGGACGATAAGCATGTTGCCAAGCACTTTGCCGCGTTGTCTACCAACGCGAAAGCCGTCGGTGAATTTGGTATCGATACCGACAACATGTTCGAATTCTGGGACTGGGTTGGCGGACGCTACTCTCTGTGGTCGGCGATTGGGCTGTCGATCATTCTCTCTTTGGGCTTTGATAACTTTGAAAAATTGCTCAGCGGCGCGCACGCGATGGACAAGCACTTTGCTTCCACGCCAGCGGAGAAAAACTTGCCTGTGCTGCTGGCGCTGATCGGCATTTGGTACAACAATTTCTTCGGTGCCGAAACTGAAGCGATTCTGCCGTATGACCAATACATGCACCGTTTTGCCGCCTATTTCCAACAGGGAAATATGGAATCCAACGGGAAATCGGCCGATCGCAACGGCAATCCTGTGGATTACCAGACTGGACCGATTATTTGGGGTGAACCGGGTACGAACGGCCAGCATGCTTTCTACCAGTTGATCCATCAGGGTACCAAGCTGGTTCCGTGTGATTTCATTGCGCCGGCGGTTAGCCATAACCCATTGAGCGATCACCACAGCAAGCTGCTGTCTAACTTCTTTGCACAGACGGAAGCGCTGGCGTTCGGTAAGAGCCGTGAGGTGGTAGAAGCCGAATTTGCGGCAGCAGGAAAAAGTCCAAAAGAGGTGGAACACGTCGCGCCGTTTAAAGTATTCGAAGGCAATCGCCCGACCAACTCTATCCTGCTGCGCGAAATCACCCCGTACAGCCTGGGAGCGCTGATTGCGCTGTATGAGCACAAGATCTTCACTCAGGGCGCGATCCTGAACATCTTCACATTCGATCAGTGGGGCGTGGAGTTAGGGAAACAACTGGCAAACCGCATTCTGCCAGAGCTGGAAAATGACAGTACGATCGACAGCCATGACAGTTCTACCAACGGACTGATCAACCGCTTCAAGGCGTGGCGTAACTAA
- the lysC gene encoding lysine-sensitive aspartokinase 3, with product MSAIEVSANANSTVIAKFGGTSVADFDAMNRSADVVLSNPNVRVVVLSASAGITNLLVALAEGQTPEARAEHLAKIRQIQYAIIDKLTDQSVIRDEIDRMLDSITTLSEATALATSNALTDELVSHGELMSTLLFVEILRQRDVVAEWFDVRKIMRTDDHFGRAQPDFEVLGELTRSQLQPRLEQGLVITQGFIGSEAKGRTTTLGRGGSDYTAALLGEALNVSRIDIWTDVPGIYTTDPRVVPTAKRIDQIMFEEAAEMATFGAKVLHPATLLPAVRSDIPVFVGSSKDPAAGGTLVCNKTENPPLFRALALRRKQTLLKLYSLNMLHARGFLAEVFSILARHNISVDLITTSEVNVALTLDTTGSTSTGDSLLSSALLTELSSLCRVEVEENLSLVALIGNNLSQACGVGKEVFGVLEPFRIRLICYGASSNNLCFLVPGDDAERVVQTLHRSLFE from the coding sequence ATGTCTGCAATTGAAGTATCCGCAAACGCGAACTCTACCGTTATTGCCAAATTTGGCGGCACCAGCGTGGCTGACTTTGACGCCATGAATCGCAGTGCTGATGTGGTGTTATCCAACCCGAATGTGCGCGTTGTGGTGCTGTCAGCATCAGCGGGTATTACGAATTTACTGGTCGCGCTCGCGGAAGGCCAAACGCCGGAAGCGCGCGCCGAGCATCTGGCAAAAATCCGCCAAATCCAATACGCCATCATCGACAAATTGACCGACCAAAGCGTTATTCGCGATGAGATTGATCGCATGCTGGACAGCATCACCACCCTGTCTGAAGCGACGGCGCTCGCGACGTCAAACGCCCTGACCGATGAACTGGTCAGCCACGGCGAACTGATGTCTACCCTGCTGTTTGTCGAGATTCTGCGCCAGCGTGATGTCGTTGCAGAATGGTTCGATGTGCGCAAAATCATGCGTACCGACGATCACTTTGGCCGTGCTCAGCCGGACTTCGAGGTTTTAGGTGAACTGACTCGCAGCCAGTTGCAGCCGCGTCTTGAGCAAGGTCTGGTGATCACTCAGGGCTTTATCGGCAGCGAAGCGAAAGGTCGCACGACCACGTTGGGTCGCGGCGGTAGCGATTATACGGCGGCGCTGCTGGGCGAAGCGCTCAACGTCAGCCGGATTGATATCTGGACCGATGTTCCCGGCATCTACACCACCGATCCACGCGTGGTGCCGACGGCAAAACGCATCGACCAAATCATGTTTGAAGAAGCCGCCGAGATGGCGACATTTGGCGCGAAAGTCCTGCACCCGGCCACGCTGCTGCCTGCGGTGCGTAGCGATATCCCTGTGTTCGTCGGCTCAAGCAAAGATCCAGCCGCTGGCGGTACGCTGGTGTGCAATAAAACCGAAAACCCGCCGCTGTTCCGCGCGCTGGCGCTGCGTCGTAAACAAACGCTGCTTAAGCTGTATAGCCTGAACATGCTGCACGCACGCGGTTTTCTGGCTGAAGTGTTCAGCATTCTGGCGCGTCACAACATCTCCGTTGACCTGATCACCACGTCAGAAGTCAACGTCGCACTGACGCTCGACACAACCGGCTCCACCTCAACAGGCGACAGCCTGCTCTCCAGCGCCTTGCTGACTGAGCTGTCATCGCTGTGTCGGGTTGAGGTTGAAGAGAATCTGTCGCTGGTCGCGCTGATCGGCAACAATCTGTCTCAGGCCTGTGGCGTCGGGAAAGAAGTATTTGGCGTACTGGAACCCTTCCGTATTCGCCTGATCTGCTACGGCGCCAGCAGCAACAACCTGTGCTTCCTGGTACCGGGTGATGACGCCGAGCGAGTGGTACAAACGCTGCACCGCAGCCTATTCGAGTAA
- a CDS encoding Na/Pi cotransporter family protein — protein MLTLLNLLSAIALLVWGTHIVRTGIMRVYGTQLRRVLSDSVEKKPLAFMAGIGVTALVQSSNATALLTTSFVSQGLVALTPALVIILGADVGTALMVRILTFDLSWLSPLLIFLGVIFFLSRKQTRVGQVGRVAIGLGLILLALEMIVVAAAPITQTSGVKVLFSSLTGDVMLDALAGALFAVITYSSLAAVLLTATLTASGVISLEVAMCLVIGANLGSGLLTMMSTSTQNAAGRRVALGSMLFKLIGCLVVLPLVEPLSRWLTRIPLGAEELVIYFHLFYNLIRCLLLIPLTGVVARLSCAMIADSPQVDLQMKPRHLDTSSLDTPALALTNAARETLRIGDVLEQMLRLYREVLQGDHMQRREIRRLDDDVDILYTAIKLYLAQIQKDGLDERDSRRWAEVIEVALNLEQAGDIIERMADDIANHSSGVRMAFSAQGLEELNHLHEQLLANLRLGLSVFLSEDVTSAKRLRRAKHRFRIMNRRYAHAHVDRLHQHNVQSLETSSLHLSLLGDMNRLNSLFCAVAYNVLIVQQDGDEEREESPLTL, from the coding sequence TTGTTAACACTGCTGAATCTCCTTTCTGCGATTGCGTTACTGGTGTGGGGCACTCACATTGTCCGTACCGGTATCATGCGGGTTTATGGCACCCAGTTACGGCGGGTTCTCAGCGATAGCGTTGAGAAAAAACCGTTGGCTTTTATGGCCGGTATTGGCGTAACCGCGCTGGTGCAGAGCAGTAATGCGACCGCGTTACTGACGACCTCTTTTGTCTCACAGGGGCTGGTGGCATTAACGCCTGCGCTGGTGATTATTCTCGGGGCGGATGTCGGGACGGCACTGATGGTGCGTATTCTGACGTTCGATCTGTCCTGGCTTTCTCCGCTGCTGATTTTTCTGGGCGTAATATTTTTCCTCAGCCGTAAGCAGACGCGGGTGGGTCAGGTTGGTCGCGTGGCGATTGGGCTCGGGCTGATTTTGCTGGCGCTGGAAATGATTGTCGTGGCCGCGGCTCCGATCACGCAAACGTCGGGCGTGAAAGTGCTGTTTTCCTCGTTGACGGGCGACGTCATGTTGGATGCACTGGCGGGCGCGCTGTTCGCGGTAATCACCTATTCCAGTCTGGCAGCGGTGCTACTGACGGCAACCTTGACGGCAAGCGGTGTAATTTCGCTGGAAGTGGCGATGTGCTTGGTTATTGGTGCCAATCTGGGCAGCGGATTACTGACGATGATGAGCACCTCGACGCAGAATGCGGCAGGCCGACGCGTGGCGCTCGGCAGCATGTTGTTCAAGCTGATAGGCTGTTTGGTCGTGCTGCCGCTGGTTGAACCGCTTTCGCGCTGGTTGACGCGTATTCCGCTGGGTGCCGAAGAGCTGGTCATCTACTTCCACTTGTTCTACAACCTGATTCGCTGTCTGCTGCTGATCCCGCTCACCGGCGTGGTGGCACGGCTGTCCTGCGCGATGATTGCTGACTCGCCGCAGGTCGATCTCCAGATGAAACCGCGCCATCTGGACACCAGTTCTCTGGATACGCCAGCGCTGGCACTGACCAACGCCGCACGAGAAACGCTGCGCATTGGCGATGTGCTGGAGCAAATGCTGCGTTTGTACCGTGAAGTCTTGCAGGGCGACCATATGCAACGGCGGGAGATTCGCCGACTCGATGATGATGTCGATATCCTTTACACCGCGATTAAGCTCTATCTGGCGCAAATTCAGAAAGACGGATTGGATGAGCGAGATTCCCGGCGCTGGGCAGAAGTGATTGAAGTGGCGCTGAATCTGGAGCAGGCGGGAGATATTATCGAACGCATGGCAGATGACATTGCCAATCATTCCTCTGGTGTACGCATGGCGTTTTCCGCGCAGGGTCTGGAAGAGTTGAACCATCTGCATGAACAGCTGCTGGCGAATTTGCGTCTGGGGCTATCGGTTTTCCTGTCGGAGGATGTCACCAGCGCGAAACGCCTGCGCCGTGCCAAACACCGTTTCCGCATTATGAACCGCCGTTATGCCCATGCGCATGTCGACCGCTTACATCAGCACAACGTACAGAGTCTGGAAACCAGTTCGCTTCATTTGAGCTTACTTGGGGACATGAACCGACTGAATTCACTGTTCTGTGCGGTAGCGTATAACGTCTTGATTGTGCAACAGGATGGGGACGAAGAGCGCGAAGAATCACCGCTGACGTTATGA
- a CDS encoding DASS family sodium-coupled anion symporter, translated as MKTKTSYGLNWLPLIIILAIAAFFWHMEPPTGLSPAAWHSAVLFVATIVSIVANVLPIGAIGIISITLFALTYAAGDTTASGAIQTALSDLNSSLIWLIVVAFMIARGFIKTGLGRRIALQMIRMLGKRTLGLAYGLAFADLVLSPAMPSNTARCGGIIYPIADSLSRSFDSKPEDASRSKIGTFLITCIGNVNDVTAALFMTAYTGNLLAVKLAANAGVTITWGSWFLAALVPCLISLAVVPLLVYWLTKPEIRHTPDAPKLAVAELAKMGNMSRGEWLMAFTVVLLLVLWIFGDKLGVDATTASFVGLSFLLLTGVLSWEDVKSEKGAWDTLIWFAALLMMANQLKKLGFTNWFGDLIGSNIGHLMQGTSWVLVLLLLNAAYFYTHYFFASGNAQIAALFAVFLSVGINLNIPAVPMAFMLAFTSSLYCSLTQYTHARGPILFGAGYVPTAVWWRTGFVVSLVNQAIFMSAGLLWWKVIGLY; from the coding sequence ATGAAAACGAAAACCTCATATGGACTGAACTGGCTTCCGCTAATCATTATTCTCGCCATCGCCGCCTTTTTTTGGCACATGGAACCCCCAACTGGCTTAAGCCCCGCCGCCTGGCACTCCGCCGTCCTCTTCGTCGCCACGATCGTGAGCATTGTCGCGAATGTTCTCCCGATTGGGGCTATCGGTATTATCAGTATCACGCTCTTTGCGCTGACATACGCCGCGGGAGATACAACGGCCAGCGGTGCGATACAAACCGCACTCAGCGACCTGAACAGCTCGTTGATCTGGCTGATTGTTGTCGCCTTCATGATCGCGCGTGGCTTTATCAAAACAGGGCTGGGTCGCCGTATCGCCTTGCAGATGATCCGTATGTTGGGAAAACGCACGCTGGGTTTGGCTTACGGGCTGGCCTTTGCCGATCTGGTGCTTTCCCCCGCGATGCCGAGCAACACCGCCCGCTGCGGCGGGATTATTTATCCCATTGCCGATTCGCTGTCGCGCAGCTTCGACTCCAAACCGGAAGATGCCTCACGCAGTAAGATTGGCACCTTCCTGATTACCTGCATCGGTAACGTTAACGACGTGACGGCAGCCCTGTTTATGACCGCTTACACCGGCAACCTGCTTGCGGTGAAACTGGCGGCCAACGCGGGCGTGACCATCACTTGGGGAAGCTGGTTTCTGGCAGCGCTCGTACCCTGCTTGATCTCTCTGGCGGTTGTTCCCCTGCTCGTCTACTGGCTGACCAAGCCGGAAATTCGCCATACGCCGGATGCGCCAAAACTGGCCGTCGCCGAACTGGCAAAAATGGGCAACATGAGCCGCGGTGAATGGCTGATGGCATTCACTGTTGTCCTGCTGCTGGTGCTGTGGATTTTTGGCGATAAATTAGGCGTGGATGCCACGACCGCCTCGTTCGTCGGGCTGTCTTTCCTGCTGCTAACCGGCGTACTGAGCTGGGAAGACGTGAAGAGCGAGAAAGGGGCATGGGATACGCTGATCTGGTTCGCTGCCCTACTGATGATGGCGAATCAGTTGAAAAAACTCGGCTTCACCAACTGGTTTGGCGATCTCATCGGCAGCAACATCGGTCACTTGATGCAGGGAACCAGCTGGGTATTGGTATTGTTGCTGCTGAATGCGGCCTATTTCTACACCCACTATTTCTTTGCCAGCGGCAACGCGCAGATCGCGGCACTTTTTGCGGTGTTCCTCAGTGTCGGGATCAACCTGAACATTCCAGCAGTGCCGATGGCGTTCATGCTGGCGTTTACCAGCAGCCTGTACTGTTCACTGACGCAATATACCCACGCTCGCGGCCCCATCCTGTTCGGCGCAGGCTACGTGCCCACCGCCGTATGGTGGCGCACCGGTTTCGTCGTCAGTCTGGTGAATCAGGCGATCTTCATGAGCGCGGGTCTGCTGTGGTGGAAGGTGATTGGCCTGTATTAA
- the foxA gene encoding ferrioxamine B receptor FoxA — protein sequence MFRKTRLALVVGCFTSGFTVSALAQDTPSSSSQGDTLVVTSQTQRGATKLETPDIETPQAVSIITRDQIQEQGATSVRQAVGYTPGVYNNQIGASNRFDYMVLRGFSDGSLDNVYLDGLKMMGDTNSHSSLVIDPWFLDSIEVVRGPASVLYGRSSPGGIVALNSRQPSFDRSGQIKLFAGNNAQRGAAFDVTGPLDDDERFAFRLGGMVREADTQFGPLKEERYAIAPSLLWRISDKTRLELMAYLQRDPEGGSHSGLPYEGTVVAHNGRKISNTFYEGEDNYEKYDRKQNMVGYNVEHGFDSGWAVRQKVRYLRTKVHLDQVYAYGWTQPTADTLTRYYSGSRESLSALTLDNQLDGSVDTGAVNHRLLVGIDYQQRHNDVDWPSGSFPALDAFNPVYGSGPTAMSGTLEKHKLQQTGIYVQDQMSWERWRLTLGGRHDQVKITTINKNSGDRGELDENNFSSRAALLYLFDNGFAPYVSYSTAFTPTSFADASGNILEPMKGKQWEAGVKYQPEGSQNQYSLSVFRINQKNVATKNQPSDPYRSIGEIESEGVELEAVSHITENLRLQAAYTYTDIRYKKSDDVNEQGRRAVYAPRNQASAWASYDVKSGPLDGLTIGSGVRYVNGVTSDRANTHTLPSYTLVDMAVGYDLSKVGLKGLSAQLNVNNLTDKRYVAACNSLEFCYFGAERSVVGSVSYSF from the coding sequence ATGTTCAGAAAAACGCGGCTGGCGCTGGTGGTTGGCTGTTTCACCAGTGGATTCACGGTGTCGGCACTGGCGCAGGATACGCCATCCTCTTCTTCTCAGGGCGATACGTTAGTCGTGACGTCTCAAACGCAACGCGGCGCGACTAAGCTGGAAACGCCCGATATCGAGACTCCTCAGGCCGTTTCTATCATTACGCGCGACCAGATTCAGGAACAGGGTGCGACCAGCGTTCGTCAGGCGGTCGGCTATACGCCGGGCGTGTACAACAACCAGATCGGCGCGTCCAACCGCTTTGATTACATGGTGCTGCGCGGCTTTTCCGACGGCAGCCTCGATAACGTCTATCTCGACGGGCTGAAGATGATGGGGGATACCAACTCCCATAGCTCGCTGGTTATCGATCCCTGGTTCCTCGACAGCATTGAAGTGGTCAGAGGCCCGGCGTCCGTACTCTATGGCCGTTCTTCTCCGGGTGGGATTGTGGCGCTGAATTCCCGTCAGCCGTCGTTCGATCGCAGCGGGCAGATCAAACTGTTTGCAGGTAATAATGCACAGCGCGGTGCGGCGTTTGACGTTACCGGTCCGCTGGATGATGACGAGCGTTTTGCGTTCCGTCTGGGCGGGATGGTGCGTGAGGCGGATACCCAATTTGGGCCGCTGAAAGAAGAACGCTATGCGATTGCACCTAGCCTGCTGTGGCGGATTTCCGACAAGACCCGTCTGGAGTTGATGGCGTACCTGCAACGCGATCCTGAAGGCGGCAGTCACTCGGGGTTGCCGTATGAAGGTACGGTAGTCGCGCACAACGGGCGGAAAATCTCGAACACCTTCTATGAAGGGGAAGATAATTATGAGAAATACGACCGTAAGCAAAACATGGTGGGATACAACGTTGAGCATGGTTTTGATAGCGGCTGGGCGGTGCGCCAAAAAGTGCGTTATCTGCGTACCAAAGTGCATTTGGATCAGGTGTACGCCTATGGCTGGACGCAGCCGACCGCCGATACGTTGACCCGCTATTACTCTGGTTCCCGCGAGTCGCTGTCTGCGCTAACGTTAGATAATCAGCTCGATGGCAGCGTGGATACCGGTGCGGTGAACCACCGTCTGCTGGTGGGGATTGATTATCAACAACGTCATAATGATGTGGATTGGCCTTCGGGTTCCTTCCCGGCGCTCGACGCGTTTAATCCCGTTTACGGTTCCGGTCCAACGGCCATGTCCGGTACGCTGGAAAAGCACAAGCTGCAACAGACAGGCATCTATGTGCAGGATCAAATGAGCTGGGAGCGTTGGCGTTTAACGTTGGGTGGTCGTCACGATCAGGTAAAAATCACCACTATCAATAAAAATAGCGGTGACCGTGGTGAGCTGGATGAGAATAATTTTAGCTCACGTGCCGCGTTGCTCTACCTGTTTGATAATGGCTTTGCGCCTTATGTGAGCTATTCCACGGCCTTCACGCCAACCAGTTTTGCTGATGCGAGTGGCAACATCCTTGAGCCGATGAAAGGCAAACAGTGGGAAGCGGGCGTTAAGTATCAGCCGGAAGGATCGCAAAACCAATATAGCCTGTCGGTATTCCGTATTAATCAGAAAAATGTCGCGACGAAGAATCAGCCCAGCGATCCGTATCGTTCCATCGGTGAAATTGAATCGGAAGGCGTGGAGCTGGAGGCTGTGAGTCATATCACCGAAAACCTTCGTTTGCAGGCGGCCTATACCTATACGGATATCCGCTATAAGAAGAGTGATGATGTGAATGAACAAGGCCGACGTGCGGTTTACGCACCGCGCAATCAGGCTAGCGCCTGGGCTAGCTATGATGTCAAAAGCGGTCCGCTGGACGGCCTGACGATTGGCTCCGGCGTGCGTTACGTGAACGGCGTGACCTCCGATCGTGCCAACACCCACACGCTGCCTTCTTATACGCTGGTGGATATGGCGGTGGGATACGATCTCTCGAAGGTCGGTCTGAAAGGGCTGAGTGCACAGCTTAACGTCAATAACCTGACCGACAAACGCTACGTAGCAGCCTGTAACTCGCTGGAATTCTGCTACTTCGGTGCGGAGCGTAGCGTGGTCGGTAGCGTCTCTTATTCGTTCTGA
- a CDS encoding helix-turn-helix transcriptional regulator, with protein MLKRLFSIEDFFDIGERYGIDYHFPQLSSCRERAKEKRIVVQGDVEEMTLSSGICLTNSNVQVLQPYESTSLHCCPFYTLVVLEGCVALRLNGKEFVVRSGMAFSTRLGDPLVMNASHLADCHLRTVSLGIFPTTFALDPLLGSLLNEWEQSGNPTFLWQVPGYLLSGLQHALENTVPGLSRQLMLEGVMLQLLGQGLSFGQRGGERRVLPPPGEQNRLENVRRLLAQQPEKEYTLNELAQLAAMSTSSLRTKFRQAYGHSVFDYLRDCRLELARRYLLQGYSVQQAAWMSGYQHATNFATAFRRRYGMAPSDARMVS; from the coding sequence ATGCTCAAACGACTCTTTTCCATTGAGGATTTCTTCGACATCGGTGAACGTTACGGGATTGATTACCACTTCCCGCAGCTGTCGTCCTGCCGTGAGCGCGCGAAAGAAAAGCGTATCGTGGTGCAGGGTGATGTCGAAGAGATGACGCTGTCCTCTGGGATTTGCCTGACGAATTCCAACGTGCAGGTGTTGCAGCCTTACGAATCGACGTCGTTGCACTGCTGTCCGTTTTATACGCTGGTGGTGCTGGAAGGTTGCGTCGCGCTGCGTCTGAACGGCAAGGAATTTGTTGTGCGGTCTGGTATGGCATTCAGCACCCGGCTGGGTGATCCGTTAGTCATGAACGCCAGCCACCTTGCGGACTGTCATCTTCGCACCGTATCGCTGGGGATTTTCCCCACCACTTTCGCTTTGGATCCGCTGTTGGGCTCGCTGCTGAACGAGTGGGAGCAGAGCGGTAATCCGACATTTTTATGGCAGGTTCCCGGCTATTTGTTATCCGGGTTGCAGCACGCGCTGGAAAACACCGTGCCGGGATTATCGCGCCAGCTGATGCTGGAAGGCGTGATGCTACAGCTGCTAGGGCAAGGTCTGTCATTCGGGCAACGTGGGGGAGAGCGGCGCGTCTTGCCTCCGCCCGGTGAACAGAATCGACTGGAGAACGTTCGACGGCTTCTGGCGCAACAGCCTGAAAAAGAGTACACCCTCAATGAATTGGCGCAGCTGGCCGCGATGAGCACCAGTAGCCTGCGTACCAAGTTTCGTCAGGCGTATGGTCATTCGGTCTTTGACTATCTGCGTGACTGTCGGCTGGAACTGGCTCGGCGGTATCTGTTGCAGGGATATAGCGTTCAGCAGGCGGCCTGGATGTCGGGCTACCAGCACGCGACCAACTTTGCCACGGCTTTCCGGCGGCGTTACGGTATGGCACCGAGCGATGCACGTATGGTCAGCTAG